The following coding sequences are from one Mycobacterium bourgelatii window:
- a CDS encoding tetratricopeptide repeat protein: MTRPRPPIGPALAGAVDLSGLKQRAQQKAAASAAGPASSADGGSSGPGDPGTSTITQITEANFEDDAILRSDEVPVVVLLWSPRSDVCVDLLETLSGLAVEDQGTWSLATVNVDAAPAVARAFGIQAVPTVVALAARQPISSFEGSQPPDQLRRWVDSLVSATAGKLKGPRTSQQAEVDPAVAQARQELDDGDFDAAQRSYQAILDADPNNAEAKGALRQIEFLTRATSQRPDAVAVADAAPDDIDAAFAAADVQILNQDVTAAFDRLIALVRRTSGDDRNKVRTRLIELFELFDPTDPEVVAGRRNLANALY, translated from the coding sequence GTGACACGTCCGCGACCCCCAATCGGACCCGCCCTGGCTGGTGCGGTCGACTTGTCCGGTCTCAAGCAACGAGCTCAACAGAAGGCCGCGGCGAGCGCGGCAGGCCCTGCGTCATCGGCAGATGGTGGCTCGAGCGGTCCAGGCGACCCCGGCACCTCGACGATCACGCAGATCACCGAAGCCAATTTCGAAGACGACGCGATCCTGCGGTCCGACGAAGTCCCCGTGGTGGTGTTGTTGTGGTCACCGCGCAGCGACGTGTGCGTCGACCTGCTCGAAACGCTGTCCGGTTTGGCGGTTGAAGACCAGGGAACGTGGTCGTTGGCGACGGTCAACGTCGACGCCGCGCCCGCGGTCGCCAGGGCGTTCGGCATCCAAGCGGTGCCGACCGTGGTGGCTTTGGCTGCGAGACAGCCGATCTCGAGCTTCGAGGGGAGCCAGCCGCCCGACCAACTGCGGCGGTGGGTGGACTCCTTGGTTTCCGCCACAGCCGGGAAACTCAAGGGCCCGCGGACTTCTCAGCAGGCCGAGGTCGACCCGGCCGTGGCACAGGCGCGTCAAGAACTCGACGATGGGGACTTCGACGCGGCCCAACGGTCATATCAGGCGATTCTGGACGCAGATCCGAACAACGCCGAAGCGAAAGGCGCCCTTCGGCAGATCGAGTTCCTTACCCGCGCTACTTCTCAGCGACCGGACGCCGTAGCCGTGGCCGACGCGGCACCAGACGACATCGATGCCGCCTTCGCCGCGGCCGACGTGCAGATCCTCAACCAGGACGTCACTGCGGCGTTCGATCGTCTTATCGCCTTGGTACGGCGCACATCTGGTGACGACCGCAATAAGGTGCGCACTCGGCTGATCGAGCTCTTCGAACTGTTCGATCCCACCGACCCTGAGGTCGTCGCGGGCAGGCGTAACCTCGCCAACGCGCTGTACTGA